The region TCACGGACAAAGGAATTCTCCCCCCCGGAGATATACGAAACTGCTTAGTGGCTTTAGCCGATGCAGAAAAAAGCATGACCGACATTTTTCAACACCGCTTCGAAGCAGGTTCGGGAACGCTCAGCGGCCACAGCCTCGGAAACTTGCTCATCGCAGCGATGGTGGACATCACAGGCGACTTCGAAAAAGCGGTGGGAGAAATCAGTAAAGTTTTGGCAATTCGAGGGCGAGTATTACCCGCAACGCGCGATAGGGTTCGCCTCCGCGCGCTTATGGAGAACGGAATGGAAATCTGCGGGGAAACGAAGATCGTCCATTCGGGCTTGAGAATTCGCCGTATTTTTTTAGACCCCGAAGACGTGCAGCCTCTCGAGGAAGCTCTCGATGCGATTACGGAAGCGGATATGATTGTCATCGGACCGGGTTCTATTTACACGAGCGTAATCCCCCCCCTCCTCGTTCCGGGAATCGCAGAAACCATCGCAGAATCCGATGCAATAAAAGTCTACATATGCAATGTCATGACCCAACCCGGCGAAAGCGACGGCTTCACCGCCAGCGACCACGTGCACGCAATCGAAGCGAACATCGGACGGCGCGTCTTCGATTATGTTCTCGTTAATAAAACTCCCCCCAGTTCGAACCTGCTCAGTCGCTATTCCGAAGCAGGGCAAGATTTCGTAGAACCCGATATAGATCGAATCCGCGCAATGGGATTGCGCGTGATTAAAGGGAATTACATTTCAGAAAGCGACGTCGTACGCCACGACCCTCTTCGAATCACGGATAGCCTGATGCGGTTGGTAGAATGAAAGGAAAATTAGTCATTCTTTCCGGACCGAGTGGCGTGGGGAAAGACACAGTTATTCAAGAATGGCAAAAACTATGTCCGAACGTTCATCGCGTTATCACCTACACCACTCGCCCGCCGAGAGAAATGGAAGCCGATGGAGTCAACTACCATTTCGTTACCGAGTCCGATTTCAAAAAACTCATCGAAGAAAACCTGCTCTTGGAATGGAAAAACGTTCATGGACATTGGTACGGAAGCCCAGTTCGTGAAGTGGATGCCGCTTTAGAGGCTGGAAAAATCGTCGTTTTAAAAATCGATGTGCAAGGTGCAGAAGAAGTGATGCGAAAAAGAAAAGACGCCATCACGATTTTCCTTATGCCCCCCTCTTTAGAAGAGCTCGAACGCAGATTAACAGATCGCAAGCAAGACAAACCAGAAGACATTGAACGACGAATTCGTGATGCAAAAGAGGAGATCGAAAAATCGAATCTCTATCAATATCGCGTGGTAAACGATTCCGTGCAGCGCGCGGTCGAAGAAATCCGACAAATCGTCCGGAGTGCGGATCCACAATGAAAAAACCCGTCGTGATATTGGGAGTTACGGGAAGCGTCGCCGCTTATCGCGCCGCAGACATCGCGCGAAGGTTGATGCAGGAGGGAATGGAAGTGCGAGTTTGCCTTTCGCGAGCAGCGCAGGAATTCGTAACACCAACCCTTTTCGAATCCTTGACGGGAATACCTGCTTTAACTCATGCCTTCGACGAACCCGTCCGAGGCAGGATGGCGCACATAGACTGGGCACGCGAAGCGAGAGTCGTCCTCCTTTGTCCTGCAACCGCGAATGCAATCGTCTCCGTCG is a window of Fimbriimonadales bacterium DNA encoding:
- a CDS encoding YvcK family protein yields the protein MKKPHKIRRWLGSGATIRRALYFFVPGLAFIILGLAFSFRLLILPSLEQLDAFGTRIIRSLVPPNYVPDVKHYTAGALLILGGYLCYRAVTYFVREILRYMNPGSDSKIFGTYFRKRLLASGPNLVALGGGTGLSTILRGIKTRTSNITAIVTVTDDGGSSGRLITDKGILPPGDIRNCLVALADAEKSMTDIFQHRFEAGSGTLSGHSLGNLLIAAMVDITGDFEKAVGEISKVLAIRGRVLPATRDRVRLRALMENGMEICGETKIVHSGLRIRRIFLDPEDVQPLEEALDAITEADMIVIGPGSIYTSVIPPLLVPGIAETIAESDAIKVYICNVMTQPGESDGFTASDHVHAIEANIGRRVFDYVLVNKTPPSSNLLSRYSEAGQDFVEPDIDRIRAMGLRVIKGNYISESDVVRHDPLRITDSLMRLVE
- the gmk gene encoding guanylate kinase, translating into MKGKLVILSGPSGVGKDTVIQEWQKLCPNVHRVITYTTRPPREMEADGVNYHFVTESDFKKLIEENLLLEWKNVHGHWYGSPVREVDAALEAGKIVVLKIDVQGAEEVMRKRKDAITIFLMPPSLEELERRLTDRKQDKPEDIERRIRDAKEEIEKSNLYQYRVVNDSVQRAVEEIRQIVRSADPQ